Proteins co-encoded in one Bacillus infantis NRRL B-14911 genomic window:
- a CDS encoding phosphotransferase has product MNLMVKSWGDDSYCNRLLSYLRQILPFPVKELSPVRNNVMLIDTGQDMYVVKGYSSYQRLKIQEAFTSSLKKEGFDSACSFETVSSVQPLYDGMYYYGVMKYIVPGDSFSYHDEADRSAGLELLCRYHQTAAKVAGRYDRVLPRFSQIEKWRERAALFLNNQPVVKFFVQKEMIEELMGWADWSLKGMEREKAFFEAENETVLHGDVAHHNFLRDENGKVHLIDFDLISIGAVCMDYLQYANRILPFIGWSAEALREYDVLSPYLSKKGFIFALAFPSDIFREWNRLVRERTYNDPYKTRQLLDMTAGQFTERKAFIKELMDLANDLPD; this is encoded by the coding sequence ATGAATTTAATGGTTAAAAGCTGGGGAGACGATTCTTATTGCAATCGTCTCCTCTCCTATTTACGCCAAATCCTCCCTTTTCCCGTTAAAGAACTCTCACCGGTCAGAAACAATGTCATGCTGATTGATACCGGGCAGGACATGTATGTGGTGAAAGGGTATTCCTCTTATCAGCGCCTTAAAATTCAGGAGGCTTTCACCTCTTCCCTCAAAAAAGAAGGTTTTGATTCTGCCTGCAGCTTTGAAACAGTGTCATCCGTCCAGCCGCTTTATGATGGGATGTATTACTATGGAGTCATGAAATACATTGTCCCGGGTGACTCTTTTTCTTATCATGATGAAGCTGACCGCAGTGCCGGACTTGAACTGTTATGCCGGTACCACCAAACAGCTGCGAAGGTGGCCGGTCGCTATGATCGTGTCCTGCCGCGTTTCAGCCAGATTGAAAAATGGCGTGAAAGGGCAGCGCTGTTTCTGAACAATCAGCCAGTGGTTAAATTTTTCGTCCAGAAAGAAATGATTGAAGAGCTGATGGGCTGGGCGGATTGGTCCCTGAAAGGCATGGAGCGGGAAAAAGCATTTTTTGAAGCTGAAAATGAAACAGTCCTTCACGGTGATGTGGCCCACCATAATTTTCTTAGGGATGAAAACGGTAAAGTCCATTTGATCGACTTTGATTTAATCAGCATCGGAGCAGTATGCATGGACTATCTTCAATATGCCAACCGGATCCTGCCGTTTATTGGCTGGTCTGCCGAAGCGCTGAGAGAGTATGATGTTTTGTCTCCGTATCTCAGCAAAAAGGGGTTTATTTTTGCTCTGGCGTTTCCCTCCGACATTTTCCGGGAATGGAACAGATTAGTCAGAGAAAGGACATACAACGATCCTTATAAAACAAGGCAGCTGCTCGATATGACTGCAGGGCAGTTTACCGAAAGGAAGGCTTTCATCAAAGAGCTGATGGACCTTGCGAATGACCTGCCTGATTAG
- the safA gene encoding SafA/ExsA family spore coat assembly protein, protein MKIHIVQKGDTLWKIAKKYGVNFEELKKMNSQLSNPDMIMPGMKIKVPTAGGSIKKEAPMGMSPEAKINMGAKKEMPTTEHPFAKEKPMQAVEAPQPKKEAPKPQVTAPKMEQPKAPFVPKMPQPIIPDIDINNYYMMNMPAPKPQPKPQPKPKAMPKQEYKPKPLEEPAAQMPITMPKQQPQLPPKPMNILPGIKPAGEESPEMESPETAQMPLQGGYKQPMYPYQPNYYQGSPVNPGHGYQQPGHYPQVQGASMPYQQQMPYGMMPGMEGAGQMQHHYEESSSFMPMANTNPMYAQPTGVMGMSDQQQQLPLSPMSQQQLPLQPTQTMPAMQQQYPFPPYPACLHPVSPVMPGPGYGACEPGMPYGYPQQPMVQGAMEGYESPSMAQMPLMPSQSQMPLMPSEAQMPLMPQQGVQGMSDDCGCGSGMPQMMPGMHHGMQPGMHHMGMGMPQMGYGAPYQPQYGQQMGFGQSPYMGQPQGYGPMGGQAFGMPRFDDESYEFNG, encoded by the coding sequence GTGAAGATCCATATCGTACAGAAAGGGGATACTCTTTGGAAGATCGCCAAGAAGTACGGCGTGAACTTTGAAGAGCTGAAGAAGATGAATTCGCAGCTCAGCAACCCTGATATGATTATGCCCGGGATGAAGATAAAAGTTCCTACAGCAGGGGGAAGTATAAAGAAAGAAGCCCCGATGGGAATGTCTCCTGAAGCAAAAATCAATATGGGCGCGAAGAAGGAAATGCCAACAACAGAGCATCCTTTTGCAAAAGAAAAGCCAATGCAGGCTGTGGAAGCGCCGCAGCCAAAGAAAGAAGCACCAAAGCCGCAGGTGACGGCTCCAAAGATGGAACAGCCGAAAGCACCTTTTGTTCCAAAAATGCCGCAGCCGATCATTCCGGATATTGATATCAACAATTACTATATGATGAACATGCCTGCCCCTAAACCGCAGCCAAAACCGCAGCCAAAGCCAAAGGCCATGCCGAAACAGGAATACAAGCCGAAGCCTCTGGAAGAGCCGGCAGCCCAGATGCCGATCACCATGCCAAAGCAGCAGCCGCAGCTGCCGCCGAAGCCAATGAATATTCTTCCCGGCATTAAACCGGCTGGTGAAGAAAGCCCTGAGATGGAAAGTCCAGAAACAGCGCAGATGCCGCTGCAAGGAGGTTATAAACAGCCTATGTACCCTTATCAGCCAAACTATTATCAAGGATCTCCGGTGAACCCGGGGCATGGTTATCAGCAGCCTGGCCATTATCCTCAGGTTCAGGGGGCTTCCATGCCATACCAGCAGCAGATGCCATACGGCATGATGCCTGGAATGGAAGGTGCCGGCCAGATGCAGCACCATTATGAAGAATCTTCATCTTTTATGCCTATGGCAAACACGAATCCGATGTATGCCCAGCCTACAGGTGTAATGGGAATGTCAGATCAGCAGCAGCAGCTGCCATTATCTCCTATGTCCCAGCAGCAGCTTCCGCTCCAGCCGACGCAGACCATGCCTGCCATGCAGCAGCAATATCCATTTCCTCCATACCCAGCCTGCCTTCACCCGGTTTCACCAGTAATGCCTGGCCCTGGCTATGGTGCCTGTGAACCGGGTATGCCATACGGATATCCTCAGCAGCCTATGGTACAGGGAGCGATGGAGGGATATGAGTCTCCTTCTATGGCCCAGATGCCATTAATGCCTTCGCAAAGCCAAATGCCGCTCATGCCTTCCGAAGCCCAGATGCCTCTCATGCCTCAGCAGGGCGTCCAGGGAATGTCTGATGACTGCGGATGCGGCTCAGGCATGCCGCAGATGATGCCGGGCATGCACCATGGTATGCAGCCAGGAATGCACCATATGGGGATGGGCATGCCGCAAATGGGCTATGGAGCCCCGTACCAGCCTCAGTATGGACAGCAGATGGGCTTCGGCCAATCGCCATACATGGGCCAGCCGCAGGGATATGGCCCGATGGGCGGCCAGGCATTCGGAATGCCGCGCTTTGACGATGAAAGCTATGAATTTAATGGTTAA
- the nadA gene encoding quinolinate synthase NadA: MNIFEIAEQGAKMLPEKYKTMPAEELEERVRAVKSRLGKKLFIPGHHYQKDEVIQFADATGDSLKLAQLSAENKDAEHIVFCGVHFMAETADILTTESQKVYLPDMRAGCSMADMADIRQTEKAWSRLSAMFGDTMLPLTYVNSTAAIKAFVGAHGGATVTSSNAEEMVEWAFTQKERLLFLPDQHLGRNTAFNLAIPLDRMAVWNPISEILEYEGNLEEVKVILWKGHCSVHENFTVANIEQVRADYPGMKIIVHPECRREVVERSDLAGSTNFIIQAIEKSAPGTHWAIGTEMNLVNRIIQSHPDKKIISLNPNMCPCLTMNRIDLPHLAWSLEMAAEGNAVNRITVSEPDASNARLALERMLARS, from the coding sequence ATGAATATTTTTGAGATAGCAGAGCAAGGGGCAAAGATGCTGCCGGAAAAATATAAAACAATGCCAGCAGAAGAGCTTGAGGAAAGGGTCCGGGCTGTAAAAAGCAGGCTTGGAAAGAAGCTCTTCATCCCCGGACATCATTATCAGAAAGATGAAGTCATCCAATTTGCCGATGCTACCGGAGATTCGCTGAAGCTTGCCCAGCTCTCTGCTGAGAATAAAGACGCAGAGCATATTGTCTTCTGCGGGGTCCATTTTATGGCTGAGACAGCGGATATCCTGACTACAGAAAGTCAGAAGGTCTACCTGCCTGATATGAGGGCTGGCTGTTCCATGGCTGATATGGCCGATATCCGCCAGACTGAGAAAGCGTGGAGCCGGCTGTCTGCCATGTTCGGCGATACGATGCTGCCTCTGACTTATGTAAATTCAACAGCCGCGATCAAAGCATTTGTAGGTGCACATGGAGGGGCCACCGTTACCTCGTCGAATGCAGAAGAAATGGTGGAGTGGGCGTTTACACAAAAAGAAAGGCTGCTTTTTCTGCCAGATCAGCATCTTGGGAGGAATACAGCCTTCAATCTGGCTATCCCGCTTGACAGAATGGCCGTCTGGAATCCCATCTCTGAAATTCTTGAATACGAAGGCAATCTGGAGGAAGTAAAGGTTATCCTTTGGAAAGGTCACTGCTCTGTCCACGAAAACTTTACAGTGGCAAACATCGAGCAGGTCAGGGCAGACTATCCTGGCATGAAAATCATCGTGCATCCTGAATGCCGGAGAGAGGTAGTCGAACGTTCTGACTTGGCCGGATCAACCAATTTCATCATCCAGGCAATCGAAAAATCAGCTCCGGGGACCCATTGGGCAATCGGGACTGAAATGAATCTTGTGAACAGGATTATTCAATCCCATCCGGACAAAAAGATCATCTCACTCAACCCGAATATGTGCCCCTGCCTGACCATGAACAGAATCGACCTTCCGCATTTGGCCTGGTCGCTTGAGATGGCGGCGGAAGGAAATGCTGTGAACAGGATCACAGTTTCGGAGCCTGATGCTTCCAATGCAAGGCTTGCCCTTGAAAGGATGCTTGCACGGTCCTGA